The proteins below come from a single Myxosarcina sp. GI1 genomic window:
- a CDS encoding alkene reductase, producing MTSQTNSLQLLSAFKLNNDLSLKNRAIMAPLTRSRAGKERIPNALMAEYYAQRAGAGLIITEATTISQQANGWQHTPGVYTAEQTEAWKQVVDAVHAKGTPIFMQLWHTGRASHSSFQPNNQLPVAPSAIRHEGAEVHTPNGKQPHETPRALETEEIPQIVEDYRQAAANAKQAGFDGVEIHSANGYLLDEFLQSKTNHRSDKYGGSLENRYRFLKEVVEAVLSVWDTGRVGVRLSPNGIYNDMGSPDYRETFTYVIQQLNNHGLAYLHVLDGLAFGFHELGEPMTLAEIRKIYDGTVMGNCGYDKESAEKAIANGDADLIAFGRPYISNPDLVARFANNWELNPDADQSIWYSFEAEGYTDFPTYQKSNATQTIARA from the coding sequence ATGACTTCTCAGACAAATTCTCTACAGCTATTAAGTGCTTTTAAACTTAACAACGATCTATCTTTAAAAAACCGCGCGATTATGGCTCCTTTGACTCGATCGCGTGCTGGTAAAGAAAGAATACCCAATGCTTTGATGGCAGAGTATTACGCCCAACGAGCGGGTGCGGGTTTAATTATTACCGAAGCTACGACTATTTCCCAACAGGCAAATGGTTGGCAACATACTCCTGGTGTTTATACAGCAGAGCAAACCGAAGCTTGGAAACAAGTTGTCGATGCGGTACACGCCAAAGGTACGCCAATTTTCATGCAGCTATGGCATACGGGACGAGCTTCTCATAGCAGCTTTCAACCCAACAACCAGCTTCCCGTCGCACCTTCAGCAATTAGACATGAAGGAGCGGAAGTACATACACCGAACGGCAAACAGCCCCATGAAACTCCCAGGGCTTTAGAAACCGAAGAAATTCCTCAAATAGTGGAAGACTATCGCCAAGCAGCAGCCAACGCCAAACAAGCTGGTTTTGATGGGGTAGAAATTCATAGTGCTAATGGTTATCTTCTTGATGAATTCTTGCAGTCTAAAACCAATCACCGCAGCGATAAATATGGCGGCAGTTTAGAAAATCGCTATCGATTTTTAAAAGAAGTTGTTGAAGCTGTTTTGAGTGTTTGGGATACAGGACGAGTAGGCGTGAGACTTTCTCCGAATGGCATTTATAATGATATGGGTTCGCCAGATTATCGAGAAACTTTTACCTATGTTATCCAACAGTTAAACAATCATGGATTGGCATATTTGCACGTACTTGACGGATTAGCATTTGGTTTCCACGAACTTGGAGAGCCGATGACTCTAGCAGAAATAAGAAAAATATACGACGGAACTGTTATGGGTAATTGCGGATATGACAAAGAATCAGCCGAAAAAGCGATCGCTAACGGAGATGCCGATTTAATTGCCTTTGGTAGACCGTATATCAGTAATCCCGATCTAGTTGCCCGTTTTGCCAATAACTGGGAACTCAATCCCGATGCCGACCAGTCCATTTGGTATTCCTTTGAAGCTGAAGGCTACACGGATTTTCCTACCTATCAAAAGTCTAATGCTACTCAAACTATAGCCAGAGCATGA
- a CDS encoding YbhB/YbcL family Raf kinase inhibitor-like protein: MELKLKDLELTSPVFSPLAAIPKRYTSDGENISPPLQWSKIPPETKQLVLICYDPDAPLPLGFTHWTLYNIPPDITEIAEAGGDKFTQGSNSAGSNGYTGPAPPEGHGVHHYYFWLYALNKSLDLKASLNREELLDAIADYVTAQARLVGTYER; the protein is encoded by the coding sequence ATGGAATTAAAACTCAAAGATTTAGAACTTACTAGTCCTGTTTTTTCGCCTCTAGCAGCTATACCTAAACGCTATACCAGCGATGGAGAAAATATTTCACCCCCTCTCCAGTGGAGTAAAATACCACCTGAAACCAAACAGTTAGTCTTAATTTGTTACGATCCCGATGCACCCTTACCGTTAGGGTTTACTCACTGGACTCTCTACAATATTCCGCCCGATATTACCGAAATCGCAGAAGCTGGCGGCGATAAGTTTACTCAAGGCAGCAACAGTGCTGGCAGTAATGGCTATACAGGTCCCGCTCCTCCAGAAGGTCATGGCGTTCATCACTATTACTTCTGGCTCTACGCTTTAAATAAATCTCTAGACCTCAAAGCCAGTTTAAATAGAGAAGAACTACTCGACGCGATCGCCGATTATGTTACGGCACAAGCCAGACTAGTAGGAACTTACGAGCGTTAG
- a CDS encoding glutathione S-transferase family protein: protein MPNVTLYGTPTSTYVRTSRLLLAEANIDYNSKDIGIFNGDNHTAEYLDKHPFGKVPTLEVDGETIYESTAITHYINQKLADSKFSPPDLLLEAKMRQIMSIIDNYLYAHAVGTIVIQRLIVPQQGGQPDESAVREAIAPTQKALKAIEDVALCTPFLAGSLISIADFYLIPIFIYLEKTPEFTTVTAQTPKLKAWWDEVKILASVKEICA, encoded by the coding sequence ATGCCCAATGTTACACTCTACGGTACACCTACAAGTACCTATGTCCGCACCAGCCGTTTATTGCTAGCAGAAGCAAATATCGACTATAACTCAAAAGATATCGGTATTTTTAATGGTGACAATCATACAGCAGAATATTTAGACAAGCACCCCTTCGGAAAAGTTCCCACATTGGAAGTAGACGGCGAAACAATCTACGAATCAACCGCCATTACACACTACATTAACCAAAAATTGGCTGACAGCAAATTTAGTCCGCCAGATTTGCTGCTGGAGGCTAAAATGCGTCAGATTATGTCAATTATCGACAATTATCTTTACGCTCACGCCGTTGGTACGATTGTGATTCAACGTTTAATCGTACCCCAACAGGGAGGTCAACCAGACGAATCAGCAGTTCGTGAGGCGATCGCACCTACTCAAAAAGCTTTAAAGGCGATCGAAGACGTAGCTTTATGCACTCCGTTTCTAGCAGGTAGTCTGATTAGCATCGCCGATTTTTATCTAATTCCAATTTTTATTTATTTAGAAAAAACGCCTGAATTTACTACAGTTACGGCACAAACTCCCAAACTAAAAGCTTGGTGGGATGAGGTTAAGATTCTTGCCAGCGTCAAAGAAATTTGTGCTTGA
- a CDS encoding type 1 glutamine amidotransferase domain-containing protein translates to MSQELNNKKIAILVADGFEQVELTKPKQAFEEAGAQAHIISPNSDRVQGWNHYDKADFFTVDVPLDSANPDDYDALLLPGGTANPDQLRTKDKAVQFVKSFFDAGKPVAAICHGPWTLVEVGALKGRTVTSWSSLKTDLENAGATWVDREVVEDNGLVTSRNPDDIPAFNAKAIELFSKQPVTK, encoded by the coding sequence ATGTCACAAGAACTAAACAACAAAAAAATTGCCATCCTCGTTGCTGATGGTTTTGAACAAGTAGAATTGACTAAACCCAAGCAAGCCTTTGAAGAAGCGGGAGCGCAAGCACATATTATTTCCCCTAATAGCGATCGCGTTCAAGGCTGGAATCACTATGACAAAGCAGACTTTTTTACAGTCGATGTTCCTTTGGATAGCGCCAATCCCGACGACTACGATGCTTTGTTACTTCCTGGTGGTACGGCAAACCCCGACCAGTTACGTACCAAAGATAAAGCAGTACAGTTTGTAAAATCTTTCTTTGATGCTGGCAAACCAGTTGCTGCTATCTGTCACGGTCCTTGGACTCTGGTTGAAGTTGGTGCTTTAAAAGGACGCACCGTTACTTCTTGGTCTTCACTCAAAACAGACTTAGAAAATGCAGGTGCTACCTGGGTCGATCGCGAAGTAGTCGAAGATAATGGTTTAGTTACCAGCCGTAACCCCGACGATATTCCTGCTTTTAACGCTAAAGCGATCGAATTATTTTCTAAGCAACCAGTAACCAAGTAG
- a CDS encoding SDR family oxidoreductase, with the protein MSEIKNKVVIITGASSGLGEATARRLAKNGAKLMLAARREDRLKELVDEIQKDGGTAKYQVTDVTDRSQVEELAKSTKLAYERIDVLVNNAGLMPLSPLDAAKVDEWEQMVDVNIKGVLYNIAAVLPIMREQKSGHIINLSSVAGHQVFSGGTVYCATKFAVKAISEGIRLESHGQIRSTNISPGAVDTELTNTISHDETAKSVNELYSVAIDADAIARAITYAIEQPEDVDVNEMIIRPTKQEL; encoded by the coding sequence ATGTCTGAAATAAAAAATAAAGTAGTAATTATTACAGGAGCTAGTAGCGGTCTTGGTGAAGCTACTGCTCGTAGACTAGCTAAAAATGGAGCCAAATTAATGCTGGCTGCCAGAAGAGAAGACCGTCTCAAAGAATTAGTCGATGAAATTCAAAAAGATGGAGGCACTGCCAAATATCAGGTCACAGATGTTACCGATCGCTCTCAAGTAGAGGAATTAGCCAAATCGACCAAGCTGGCATACGAACGCATTGACGTTTTAGTCAACAATGCAGGTTTGATGCCTCTATCACCTTTAGATGCAGCTAAAGTCGATGAGTGGGAGCAAATGGTAGATGTCAACATCAAAGGTGTACTATACAACATCGCTGCGGTATTGCCGATTATGCGCGAGCAAAAATCGGGACACATCATTAATCTTTCTTCTGTAGCAGGACATCAGGTATTTTCTGGAGGTACGGTTTATTGCGCCACCAAATTTGCCGTTAAAGCAATTTCAGAAGGAATTAGACTCGAATCTCACGGACAGATTCGCTCGACAAATATTTCACCAGGAGCGGTAGACACCGAGTTAACTAACACTATTAGTCACGACGAGACAGCTAAAAGCGTCAACGAACTATATTCAGTAGCCATTGATGCTGATGCGATCGCCCGCGCAATTACCTATGCGATCGAGCAGCCTGAAGACGTTGACGTTAACGAAATGATTATTCGTCCTACCAAGCAGGAACTATAA
- a CDS encoding TetR/AcrR family transcriptional regulator, with protein sequence MKRTNKRNELIRVGSDIVLRQGFKAASLNDILTTAGVPKGSFYYYFSSKEDFGLAIIDDFASRYEDRLKNLLEDKRFSPLTRLHNYFMSGIKDMEACQYAEGCLIGNLAQELSAQNELFRDRLNRVFVDWEQYFVRCLKEAHEAGEIPDNNNFEDLAKFIVSSWEGAILKAKVTKSTVPMQTFAKILFRQILGKSDFS encoded by the coding sequence ATGAAACGAACTAATAAACGCAATGAATTAATTCGAGTCGGCAGCGATATTGTTCTGCGACAAGGATTTAAAGCGGCAAGTCTTAATGACATATTAACTACCGCAGGCGTTCCCAAAGGTTCCTTTTATTATTATTTTTCTAGTAAAGAAGATTTTGGGTTGGCAATTATTGATGACTTTGCCAGCAGATATGAAGATAGACTAAAAAATCTTTTAGAGGACAAACGATTTTCTCCTTTGACGCGACTGCATAATTACTTTATGTCAGGGATTAAGGATATGGAAGCCTGTCAGTATGCTGAAGGCTGTTTAATTGGTAATCTCGCACAAGAACTATCGGCGCAAAACGAGTTGTTTCGCGATCGCCTCAATCGCGTATTTGTTGATTGGGAACAGTATTTTGTACGGTGTCTAAAAGAGGCTCATGAGGCAGGAGAAATCCCAGACAATAACAATTTTGAAGATCTAGCAAAGTTTATTGTCTCGAGCTGGGAAGGAGCAATTTTAAAAGCTAAGGTTACAAAATCTACCGTACCGATGCAAACCTTTGCCAAAATTTTATTTCGGCAAATTTTGGGTAAATCTGACTTTAGTTAG
- the nth gene encoding endonuclease III, which translates to MTLKRSLDIETAITKLRETVKPFPKAAMFALADEGYTSAFEQLIACIISIRTYDEVSLPVSRRLFAVANTPTEVSQLSLEQIESLIEASTYAKRKAAQIKTIAETIVSEYDGVLPCDAEVMLSFKGVGVKCSNLTLGIACGQPHISVDVHVHRVTNRWGYVRTKTPEQTTADLATKLPQKYWIKINNLLVPFGKHICTGKLPRCSSCSLLEMCQQVDVVKHR; encoded by the coding sequence ATGACTTTAAAGCGATCGCTCGATATCGAAACCGCAATAACCAAGCTACGCGAAACAGTAAAACCCTTTCCCAAAGCTGCAATGTTTGCTCTAGCAGATGAGGGATATACTTCTGCTTTCGAGCAATTAATTGCCTGTATTATTTCTATTCGCACCTATGATGAGGTTAGTTTGCCAGTTTCCCGTCGTCTATTTGCGGTGGCCAATACCCCAACAGAAGTCAGTCAATTAAGCCTAGAGCAAATTGAATCTTTAATTGAAGCCAGTACCTATGCTAAAAGAAAAGCCGCACAAATAAAAACAATTGCCGAAACAATAGTTTCTGAGTACGATGGCGTTTTACCTTGTGATGCAGAAGTAATGTTGAGTTTTAAAGGCGTAGGAGTAAAATGCAGTAATTTAACTTTGGGTATTGCTTGCGGACAACCCCATATTAGTGTAGATGTTCACGTTCATCGAGTCACCAATCGCTGGGGATACGTACGAACTAAAACCCCCGAACAAACTACTGCTGATTTAGCAACCAAACTTCCTCAAAAATATTGGATTAAAATTAATAATTTGCTGGTTCCTTTTGGCAAACACATCTGTACTGGTAAATTACCTCGCTGTTCTAGCTGTAGCTTGCTGGAGATGTGTCAGCAAGTAGATGTAGTGAAACATCGTTAA
- a CDS encoding efflux RND transporter permease subunit produces the protein MFSSFFIKRPVFTSVCALLILLLGAVSIPTLPIAQYPQIAPPQVSVTANYIGASANVVENTVTNILEREINGVEGSQYISSTSSSGSSSIEITFDPSRDADLAAVDVQNRVSVAEARLPETVQRTGVVVERENAGFLMAIGLFSEGDRYSPIFLSNYADISIAEALQRVNGVGNVQIFGERRYAMRLWLNPNQLASRNLTPQDVVDAISEQNIQAAIGGLGQQPASNDLLYQIELEANTRLRSVEEFENVVVSSEDDDALIQVKDVGRVELGAQDYSTFLRFNGQEAIGLGITQLPGSNALDVAKAVKAELARLSEDFPPGIQYQVAFDATEFVDESLSEVVFTLIQAVLLVILIIFIFLQDWRTTIIPVLTIPTSLIGTFIFVRAFGFSLNTLTLFGLTLATGIVVDDAIIVVENISRLIEEGESPGKAAIASMQELSSAVIATSLVLMAVFIPVAFFPGATGAIYRQFALTLAFSIAVSTFLALTLAPSASALLLRRGNRPPRWLNWFFSRFNRFLDWVRRKYRRLLEKIVHFKSIVIGLFIVLLGFTAFLYTQVPGGFLPEEDQGYFITIVQGPPGVSLDYTRKVMQQAESEMLELPEVQAVFTVGGFSFGGGGANSGIMFTNLQPWSQRTNANQSAQALIGSLRQQFAAIPEARILPNNPPAIRGLGSFGGFTLHLQELTSSEDIDNLVEVSNQFLQQANQRSQLESVYTTFTADTPRYQVTINRDAAKALQVDIDDILATLGISLGSQYVNDFTLQQRNYRVYVQADKEFRAKPDDVRQLYVRSANDEMVSLANLVTLTPTSGPSTIPHFNLFRSIEISGSAAEGYSSGEAISTIGDVAEATLPAGYDYAWSGTALEEISSGGQAPIIFGLGLVMVFLVLAAQYENYFDPLIIMMAVPLAVMGALLALSLRGLENDVYGQIGLVMLIGLASKNSILIVEFANQLREQGYSTVRAAVEAAEQRLRPILMTAFSTIVGLFPLAIASGAGAASRQSLGTVVIGGMIVATFLSLLVVPVLYIVISGLSDRISKHLPSPPTDAETGNGRRDVALSSSGNTKTDSWQ, from the coding sequence ATGTTTTCCTCGTTCTTTATCAAACGACCAGTCTTTACTAGTGTCTGTGCTTTACTAATCCTGTTGCTGGGAGCGGTTAGTATTCCTACTTTGCCGATCGCCCAATATCCCCAAATCGCTCCTCCCCAGGTTTCGGTTACGGCTAACTATATTGGAGCAAGTGCCAACGTAGTAGAAAACACCGTTACCAATATCTTGGAGCGAGAAATTAATGGGGTTGAGGGATCGCAATACATTTCTTCAACCAGCAGTAGCGGTAGTAGTTCGATTGAGATTACCTTTGACCCCTCTAGAGATGCCGATTTAGCTGCTGTAGACGTGCAAAATCGCGTTTCTGTTGCCGAGGCTAGACTACCAGAAACCGTACAGCGTACGGGAGTAGTTGTAGAACGGGAAAACGCGGGTTTTTTGATGGCAATTGGACTATTTAGTGAAGGCGATCGCTACAGCCCGATTTTTCTGAGTAACTATGCCGATATTTCCATTGCCGAGGCTTTGCAACGGGTAAATGGAGTGGGAAACGTACAAATTTTTGGCGAACGCCGCTACGCTATGCGCCTTTGGTTGAACCCCAATCAATTGGCATCCCGTAACTTAACACCTCAAGATGTGGTCGATGCCATTAGCGAACAAAATATTCAGGCGGCAATTGGCGGCTTGGGACAACAGCCTGCTTCTAACGATTTGCTCTACCAAATCGAACTAGAAGCCAATACTCGTTTGCGTAGCGTCGAAGAGTTTGAAAATGTGGTAGTTAGCTCGGAAGATGATGATGCGCTGATTCAGGTTAAAGATGTAGGCAGAGTAGAATTAGGCGCACAGGACTACAGCACTTTTTTGCGGTTCAACGGACAGGAAGCTATTGGTTTGGGCATTACCCAACTTCCAGGCAGTAATGCTTTAGATGTTGCCAAAGCGGTAAAGGCAGAGTTGGCTCGTTTGTCTGAAGATTTTCCTCCAGGTATTCAGTATCAAGTTGCTTTCGATGCTACCGAATTTGTCGATGAGTCGCTTTCAGAAGTAGTTTTTACTCTGATACAAGCTGTCTTGCTGGTAATTTTGATTATTTTTATCTTCTTGCAAGATTGGCGCACGACGATTATTCCCGTTCTAACCATTCCCACATCTTTAATCGGCACCTTTATTTTTGTTAGAGCATTTGGCTTCTCTCTTAATACCCTGACTCTATTTGGGCTAACTCTAGCAACGGGTATTGTAGTAGATGATGCGATTATTGTCGTAGAAAATATCAGCCGACTCATTGAAGAAGGAGAGAGTCCTGGTAAAGCGGCGATCGCCTCGATGCAGGAACTTTCTAGCGCCGTTATTGCAACTTCTCTAGTATTGATGGCGGTATTTATACCAGTGGCTTTTTTCCCTGGAGCAACGGGTGCAATTTATCGTCAATTCGCTCTAACACTAGCCTTTTCTATCGCCGTTTCCACTTTTCTCGCACTAACCCTGGCTCCTTCAGCCTCGGCATTATTGTTGCGTCGGGGAAATCGCCCTCCTCGCTGGCTAAACTGGTTTTTCTCGCGATTTAATCGTTTTTTAGATTGGGTACGGCGCAAGTATCGGAGGTTGCTAGAGAAGATCGTTCATTTTAAAAGTATCGTTATCGGTCTATTTATCGTCTTATTAGGATTTACCGCCTTCCTCTATACGCAGGTTCCTGGTGGATTTCTCCCTGAAGAAGACCAAGGATATTTTATTACCATCGTTCAAGGACCTCCAGGGGTATCTCTCGACTATACTCGCAAGGTAATGCAGCAAGCTGAAAGCGAGATGCTAGAACTTCCAGAAGTACAGGCTGTCTTTACAGTTGGTGGCTTTAGCTTTGGTGGCGGTGGTGCCAACAGCGGCATCATGTTTACTAATCTCCAACCCTGGTCGCAACGCACTAATGCAAACCAGTCGGCACAGGCTCTTATCGGTAGTTTGAGACAGCAGTTTGCGGCAATTCCCGAAGCCAGAATTTTGCCCAACAACCCGCCAGCCATTCGCGGACTTGGCTCCTTTGGCGGATTTACCCTGCATCTTCAGGAATTAACTTCCAGTGAAGATATCGATAACCTCGTTGAAGTATCCAACCAGTTCTTACAACAAGCAAACCAGCGATCGCAACTAGAATCTGTTTACACTACTTTTACTGCCGATACACCCCGCTATCAGGTGACTATTAATCGTGATGCGGCTAAGGCACTCCAGGTAGATATTGACGATATTCTCGCTACCCTGGGCATTTCCCTGGGTTCGCAGTACGTCAATGACTTTACCCTACAACAGCGCAACTATCGCGTATATGTTCAGGCAGATAAAGAGTTTCGCGCTAAACCAGATGATGTCAGACAGCTATACGTTCGTTCCGCTAATGACGAGATGGTTTCCCTAGCTAATTTGGTTACTCTCACTCCTACCTCTGGACCTTCTACTATTCCTCATTTCAATTTATTTAGATCCATTGAGATTTCTGGTTCGGCAGCCGAAGGCTATAGTTCGGGCGAAGCGATTTCTACTATTGGTGACGTAGCAGAAGCAACTTTACCAGCAGGCTATGACTATGCTTGGTCGGGAACGGCTTTAGAAGAAATTAGTTCTGGAGGACAGGCACCGATAATTTTTGGCTTGGGATTGGTAATGGTCTTTTTGGTGCTGGCTGCTCAATATGAAAACTATTTCGACCCGCTGATTATTATGATGGCAGTGCCGTTAGCAGTGATGGGAGCATTACTTGCACTGTCTTTAAGAGGATTGGAAAATGATGTTTACGGTCAAATTGGTCTGGTGATGTTAATCGGTTTGGCAAGCAAAAACTCAATTCTAATCGTAGAATTTGCCAACCAACTCCGAGAGCAGGGATATTCTACCGTTAGAGCCGCCGTTGAAGCTGCCGAACAACGCCTGCGTCCAATTCTAATGACAGCATTTTCTACCATCGTCGGTCTGTTTCCTTTGGCGATCGCCAGTGGTGCTGGTGCGGCTTCTCGTCAATCTTTAGGAACTGTAGTCATTGGCGGTATGATTGTTGCTACTTTTCTTAGTTTATTAGTCGTCCCCGTACTGTATATCGTAATTTCTGGCTTGAGCGATCGCATTTCCAAACATTTACCCTCTCCTCCTACGGATGCAGAAACAGGAAACGGCAGGAGAGATGTAGCTCTTTCTAGTTCTGGGAATACTAAGACTGATTCTTGGCAATAA
- a CDS encoding efflux RND transporter periplasmic adaptor subunit, producing the protein MQSNSSNHSPKSPEIDRSQVIDKQIKPDHTETNGKSPKPKPKQPWQILLGLIVLLLLGYGGWRWWQTSQADTSPPAAQSQPQAAPVGLKTLQSSTVRETSQFIGSLTSPQSVNISPEIEGRVSQIYVEEGSEVAAGQPLVQLRPDRQTAELSSLQAALNSAQAARANAQAQLQSVQSERSAAAAEVELQKEQTRRRQFLVDEGALAQEELDLANRDRLAAVAQLNSLDDQIQAARANLSQAEAAVEEARANVAVARDELQYTNIVAPFAGEVGDIIVKLGAYVAPGTTLTSVTKNDPLELELAIPIERRSDLQRGLPVELEDTQGNSFGEGRITFISPQVNANSQTILTQAQFPNPDGQLRDSQDVRARIVWEERQGILVPTTAVTRVGGQAFVYVAREPEPQADSGAEASEQPQLVARQVPVELGELQNNNYPVLEGLQSGDRIVVTGILNLADGAPIKQQAEDQLQIQ; encoded by the coding sequence ATGCAGTCAAACTCCTCCAATCATTCACCAAAATCTCCAGAAATAGATCGCTCCCAGGTCATCGATAAGCAAATAAAACCAGACCATACTGAAACCAATGGTAAATCTCCGAAACCAAAACCCAAACAACCCTGGCAAATTTTGCTGGGATTAATTGTTTTATTGTTGCTGGGATATGGAGGATGGCGATGGTGGCAGACTAGCCAAGCCGACACTTCTCCGCCAGCGGCTCAGTCTCAACCACAAGCTGCTCCTGTAGGCTTAAAAACTCTACAGTCTTCAACAGTGCGAGAAACCTCACAGTTTATTGGCAGTTTGACTTCTCCTCAGTCGGTTAATATTAGCCCAGAAATAGAGGGCAGAGTCAGCCAAATTTATGTAGAAGAAGGTAGCGAAGTCGCAGCAGGACAGCCTTTAGTTCAACTTCGACCAGATCGGCAAACGGCAGAGTTGAGCAGCTTGCAAGCGGCGCTAAATTCCGCTCAGGCGGCAAGAGCCAATGCTCAGGCTCAACTGCAATCCGTACAGTCAGAGCGATCGGCAGCGGCAGCAGAAGTAGAACTGCAAAAAGAACAAACTCGTCGCCGTCAATTTCTGGTCGATGAAGGAGCTTTAGCGCAAGAAGAATTAGATTTAGCCAATCGCGATCGCCTGGCGGCTGTTGCTCAACTCAATTCTCTCGATGACCAGATTCAAGCAGCCCGTGCTAATCTCAGTCAGGCTGAGGCGGCAGTAGAAGAAGCCAGAGCAAATGTAGCTGTTGCCAGAGACGAACTACAATACACAAATATAGTTGCTCCCTTTGCGGGTGAGGTTGGCGATATTATCGTTAAGTTGGGGGCTTATGTCGCTCCTGGTACTACGCTTACCAGCGTGACTAAAAACGATCCTCTAGAATTAGAACTGGCAATTCCCATAGAACGCCGCTCTGACTTGCAAAGGGGTTTACCAGTAGAACTCGAAGATACCCAGGGAAATTCTTTTGGCGAGGGACGCATTACTTTTATTTCACCGCAAGTAAATGCTAATAGCCAAACTATCTTGACTCAGGCTCAGTTTCCCAACCCAGACGGTCAGTTACGCGATAGTCAAGACGTACGCGCTCGTATAGTTTGGGAAGAAAGACAGGGAATTTTGGTGCCGACAACGGCAGTTACTCGCGTAGGGGGACAAGCTTTTGTTTATGTGGCACGGGAACCAGAACCTCAAGCAGATTCGGGAGCCGAAGCATCAGAACAACCCCAACTAGTTGCCCGACAAGTACCCGTAGAATTGGGAGAACTGCAAAACAATAACTATCCAGTTTTAGAAGGTCTGCAATCGGGCGATCGCATCGTCGTCACGGGAATTTTGAATCTTGCCGATGGTGCGCCAATTAAGCAACAAGCTGAAGACCAGCTTCAGATTCAATAA
- a CDS encoding MarR family winged helix-turn-helix transcriptional regulator, translating into MAVNNFSSTPLAQATGATSKQCASKILQIIPEITYFLRNEVRQYGQPRLSLSQLRILCFLERHPQSSLSEVAEYLDVTRPTTSGAIERLVQQGLVDRASDPQERRKILLSLTSAGREYQQQVYRAMLSRIEKKLGSLSQTQCCQLIDGLLLLETLFSETNP; encoded by the coding sequence ATGGCAGTCAATAATTTTTCCTCGACACCGCTGGCTCAAGCTACAGGAGCTACTTCCAAGCAATGTGCGAGCAAAATTTTACAAATTATTCCCGAGATAACTTACTTTCTCCGCAATGAAGTGCGGCAGTACGGACAGCCTCGATTATCTCTATCTCAACTGCGAATTTTGTGTTTTTTAGAGCGCCATCCGCAGTCTTCACTGTCTGAGGTGGCAGAATATTTAGATGTAACGCGTCCTACAACCTCTGGGGCGATCGAACGTCTGGTACAGCAAGGTTTAGTCGATCGCGCCAGCGATCCTCAAGAGCGCAGAAAAATTTTGTTGTCTCTTACTTCGGCGGGTAGAGAATATCAACAGCAAGTGTATCGAGCTATGTTATCCCGCATCGAAAAAAAACTCGGTTCTTTGTCCCAAACCCAATGTTGTCAACTGATAGACGGTCTGCTGCTGCTAGAAACGTTATTTTCTGAAACAAACCCTTAA